From a single Okeanomitos corallinicola TIOX110 genomic region:
- a CDS encoding AMIN domain-containing protein — MKQVHSNVLFSSAAACVLLAAQPAFAQVTQITEVKLSPTDGGISVMLKTSAGNKPQVFTTKRDKALVADIINTQLRLPKGQSFRQENPAPGIALVEVNQLDANSVRVKVTGISEAPSNQPVIRKDNNLTLGFMASGDVTASTSTTQNTNNTASLPATTITTPGQPAGKVDVLVPNPEISINGQAAKPAGPNQTYNVAPPFLPRAVAPPVGDITVSNTDTSPTDIDLGTQERVPRLVLREAPVREVLSLLARAAGLNLAYVGTEANKPATGTQPGAAATSSQTISLDIENEPVQDVFNYVLRLSGLQANRSGRTIFVGANLPNSTRDKTMRSLRLNQVSVQAALDFLVTLGAESAVSRERLVTSVSAVPIGGAQDAVTNTQTTTETKIEVQRVDYKDSVPLLRGLQASGDERTNSVTLVGDPKTVEMAVSQLTQLDVRRRQVVVNLKIIDVNLTGIQDYKASFSFGLGDSFFVSDGGAAAFNYGRVNPPSQQNTVNSVLSPTIIGTQGTDPTGPYVTPEGVEAQPFLDYQTNAPFGSNNDIDPRFNPDFLRGSPNNSYYARPGFGTTNNPLLPGITQVQDGRVTYEVPQLFQYPRRFLASLQTQVTNGNAKILTDPTLIVQEGQDAQVKLTSEVYGGIRVTPDLREPIIKEAGLTLAVRVERVDDNGFVSLSVAPTVAGIGGAAATPDGTITLLAARTLESGLIRLRDGQTLILSGIIQDSDRTTVTKLPILGDIPLLGSLFRTTNRENERREVIVLLTPQVLDDSQRSAYGYNYSPSPQVRDVLERRGTQLPGSRR; from the coding sequence GTGAAACAAGTTCATAGTAACGTTTTATTTTCCAGTGCCGCTGCTTGTGTTCTCTTAGCAGCACAGCCCGCTTTTGCCCAAGTTACTCAAATTACAGAAGTGAAACTAAGCCCTACTGATGGGGGAATTAGTGTCATGTTAAAGACTTCTGCTGGTAACAAACCCCAGGTTTTCACGACAAAAAGAGATAAGGCATTAGTTGCAGATATTATAAATACCCAACTACGTTTACCCAAAGGTCAGAGTTTCCGCCAAGAAAACCCAGCCCCAGGTATAGCATTGGTAGAAGTTAATCAACTAGATGCCAATAGTGTGCGGGTGAAAGTAACAGGTATTAGTGAAGCGCCCAGTAATCAGCCAGTTATCCGCAAAGATAACAATTTGACTCTCGGTTTCATGGCCAGTGGAGATGTCACCGCATCTACCAGCACCACCCAAAACACCAACAATACAGCATCACTACCAGCAACCACTATCACTACTCCTGGTCAACCCGCTGGTAAGGTAGATGTCCTCGTACCCAACCCAGAAATATCTATTAATGGTCAAGCGGCCAAACCAGCAGGCCCAAATCAAACTTATAACGTTGCTCCCCCATTTTTACCCAGAGCAGTTGCACCACCAGTTGGAGATATTACAGTATCTAACACAGATACTTCTCCCACGGATATTGATTTAGGAACGCAGGAACGAGTTCCCCGCTTGGTACTAAGAGAAGCTCCTGTGCGGGAAGTTTTATCACTTTTAGCTCGCGCTGCTGGTTTAAACTTGGCTTATGTTGGGACAGAGGCAAATAAACCTGCTACTGGAACTCAACCAGGTGCAGCAGCTACCAGTAGTCAAACAATATCTTTAGATATAGAAAATGAACCAGTGCAGGACGTTTTTAACTACGTTTTGCGCTTGAGTGGCTTGCAAGCTAACCGCAGTGGGAGAACAATTTTTGTCGGTGCTAACCTGCCTAATTCCACCCGTGATAAAACCATGCGGAGTTTGCGACTCAATCAGGTGTCAGTGCAAGCAGCTTTAGACTTTTTGGTGACTTTGGGTGCTGAAAGTGCGGTTAGCCGTGAACGACTCGTGACCAGTGTTAGTGCTGTACCTATAGGTGGAGCGCAAGACGCAGTAACTAACACTCAGACCACTACAGAAACCAAAATTGAAGTGCAAAGAGTTGATTATAAAGACTCAGTGCCTTTACTCAGGGGTTTACAAGCTTCAGGGGATGAGCGGACAAATTCTGTCACCTTGGTTGGTGATCCCAAGACAGTAGAAATGGCTGTATCACAGTTAACACAGTTAGATGTCCGTCGTCGTCAGGTTGTGGTGAACTTGAAGATTATTGATGTGAACCTGACCGGTATTCAAGACTACAAAGCTAGTTTTTCCTTTGGTTTGGGTGATAGTTTCTTTGTGAGTGATGGTGGTGCAGCAGCATTTAACTATGGTCGGGTGAATCCACCTAGTCAGCAAAATACAGTTAATAGTGTATTATCACCAACTATCATTGGTACTCAAGGAACAGATCCAACCGGACCCTATGTAACACCGGAAGGTGTAGAGGCTCAACCATTTCTGGATTATCAAACAAATGCTCCGTTTGGAAGCAATAATGATATTGATCCCAGATTTAATCCTGATTTCCTCCGTGGTTCACCAAATAACTCCTATTATGCAAGACCTGGTTTTGGTACAACTAATAATCCTCTGTTACCTGGTATTACACAGGTTCAAGATGGACGAGTTACTTATGAAGTCCCTCAACTATTCCAATATCCCAGACGCTTCCTAGCGAGTTTGCAAACTCAGGTTACAAATGGTAATGCTAAGATTCTGACTGACCCCACTCTGATTGTCCAAGAAGGACAAGATGCACAGGTGAAGTTAACTTCAGAGGTTTATGGTGGTATCAGAGTTACTCCAGATTTACGAGAACCAATTATTAAAGAAGCTGGTTTAACCCTAGCCGTGAGAGTGGAAAGGGTTGATGATAATGGTTTTGTATCCTTGTCTGTTGCTCCCACAGTCGCTGGTATTGGTGGTGCTGCGGCAACTCCTGATGGTACTATTACCTTATTGGCTGCGAGAACTCTTGAATCGGGTTTAATTCGCTTACGAGATGGTCAGACTCTGATTTTATCAGGTATTATTCAAGATTCAGACCGGACAACAGTGACTAAACTACCTATTTTGGGTGATATTCCTTTGCTGGGTTCGCTGTTTAGAACCACAAACAGAGAGAATGAACGTAGAGAAGTAATTGTGTTACTCACACCCCAAGTATTAGATGACTCTCAGCGTTCTGCCTATGGTTATAACTAT
- a CDS encoding pilus assembly protein PilO: protein MTLSDDLSFSKSGAGFDDFSSSYPVVFGITFTPQVIGGVVGGLGFLGAVYMILNLGMPAWEKFQGLQTKSKDLQSQVEQKTNQANQANKVKADLAQSKQLQTQVLGLFANEKSLDTLLLDTSSLINTSNSEARVISGIKAQLKKFAPEGDEPEIIEDGSLGEKVNNKLKRQIIKVEIEGKFEQMQLIMANIERLQPLLLVENYNSQLIEPEVDNTDRDRPPVRSEPGKILTSFDLVALMPLTEAETAKIAAEEAAKNATAKK, encoded by the coding sequence ATGACATTAAGTGATGATTTAAGTTTTTCTAAAAGTGGTGCTGGCTTTGATGATTTTTCATCATCCTATCCCGTTGTCTTTGGTATCACTTTTACACCACAAGTTATTGGCGGGGTAGTTGGTGGCTTAGGTTTCCTCGGTGCTGTCTATATGATCCTCAACTTAGGTATGCCAGCTTGGGAAAAGTTCCAAGGATTACAAACCAAAAGCAAAGACTTACAAAGTCAAGTAGAGCAAAAAACCAATCAAGCTAACCAAGCTAATAAAGTAAAAGCAGACTTGGCTCAGTCAAAACAATTGCAAACACAAGTTTTAGGCTTGTTTGCTAACGAGAAAAGTTTAGATACTCTGCTACTGGATACCAGCAGCCTAATAAATACCAGTAACTCTGAAGCTAGAGTTATTAGTGGTATCAAAGCTCAACTCAAAAAATTCGCCCCAGAAGGAGATGAACCAGAAATAATTGAAGATGGTAGTCTGGGTGAAAAAGTTAACAACAAACTCAAACGCCAGATTATCAAAGTAGAAATTGAAGGCAAATTTGAGCAAATGCAGTTAATCATGGCTAACATCGAGCGATTGCAGCCTTTATTACTGGTAGAAAACTATAACTCACAACTCATAGAACCAGAAGTAGACAACACAGACAGAGACAGACCACCAGTCAGAAGTGAACCTGGTAAAATTTTAACTTCTTTTGATTTAGTGGCATTAATGCCATTAACAGAAGCAGAAACTGCCAAAATAGCCGCAGAAGAAGCAGCTAAAAACGCTACTGCTAAAAAATAA